In the Hordeum vulgare subsp. vulgare chromosome 7H, MorexV3_pseudomolecules_assembly, whole genome shotgun sequence genome, one interval contains:
- the LOC123409628 gene encoding glutathione S-transferase T3-like, with translation MTDWGRGSCGGPAAMRTTAWVGVGEVREEVLELGGGGDGLGARRGLAAGTVGGDEEQPTCHRLAGQGVEYALVARVHFVSVPIETRLKIESEMVERVYGRGSYTRPSTRLLLVEINTSQPRSCMETSCSSDPPASVQRPSKLAGDHSPLMNDDQTFLDIIDFGYTETQLESSIGEQPTPSTQHQATPITEKAKSNKGKNWSSEEDKILIAAWGNTSLDSVGTDQNRDAYWARISEYYNSHKMLSWPERNANAINCRYTLINKETARFCGCLQQILNREESGRTIEEKTNDAHIMFKEMDLKKKKPFTLMHCYVELSKYPKWQTKELETSRKKQKKTVGASPGTSTNDLVDASSVRTDATSIHRDAFEHEERPDGVKKDKLRKGKADDSACKLSLETVWAAKQEKDDIKEAAKNARYAQQFELRKEEIALKKKEDARNEREDARRQFELDERVMLIDTSGMTDMQKQFYQAKQNEILARRLE, from the exons ATGACGGATTGGGGTCGGGGAAGCTGCGGTGGCCCGGCGGCGATGCGGACGACGGCGTGGGTAGGCGTTGGGGAGGTACGGGAGGAGGTGCTGGAACTGGGCGGTGGCGGGGACGGGCTGGGAGCAAGGCGAGGGCTAGCTGCCGGCACAGTCGGCGGGGATGAAGAACAACCAACGTGTCACCGACTGGCGGGCCAGGGGGTGgagtacgcgcttgttgcccgcgTCCATTTTGTCTCCGTGCCAATCGAAACGAGGCTCAAAATTGAATCGGAAATGG TGGAACGAGTATATGGGCGTGGAAGTTATACACGTCCATCCACGAGGCTACTCCTCGTGGAAATAAACACGAGCCAGCCACGCTCGTGCATGGAAACGAGCTGCTCCAGCGATCCTCCCGCCTCCGTCCAGAGGCCATCGAAGCTCGCCGGCGACCACTCCCCTCTG ATGAATGATGACCAAACCTTCTTGGACATCATTGATTTTGGTTACACAGAAACACAACTAGAAAGTTCAATTGGAGAGCAACCAACCCCATCAACTCAGCATCAAGCAACACCAATAACAGAGAAAGCAAAATCCAACAAAGGAAAAAATTGGTCTAGTGAGGAGGACAAGATTTTGATAGCAGCATGGGGAAATACAAGTTTGGATAGTGTCGGGACAGATCAAAACAGAGATGCTTATTGGGCTAGAATTTCAGAGTACTACAACTCACACAAGATGTTATCATGGCCGGAGCGTAATGCTAATGCAATCAATTGCCGTTACACATTGATTAACAAAGAGACCGCTAGATTTTGTGGTTGCCTTCAGCAGATTTTAAATAGAGAAGAAAGCGGAAGGACTATAGAAGAAAAG ACAAACGATGCACACATTATGTTCAAGGAAATGGATCTTAAAAAGAAGAAGCCTTTCACATTGATGCATTGCTATGTCGAGCTTTCGAAGTATCCAAAGTGGCAGACAAAAGAACTTGAAACTTCTCGTAAGAAACAAAAGAAGACCGTTGGTGCAAGTCCGGGCACATCCACCAATGATCTAGTTGATGCATCCTCGGTACGCACTGATGCTACCTCAATACACAGGGATGCTTTTGAACATGAGGAAAGACCTGATGGTGTGAAGAAGGACAAATTGCGGAAAGGTAAAGCTGATGACAGTGCTTGCAAGTTGTCATTAGAAACTGTGTGGGCAGCAAAGCAAGAGAAGGATGACATCAAAGAGGCGGCAAAAAATGCTCGCTATGCACAACAATTTGAATTGCGAAAAGAGGAGATTGCACTGAAAAAGAAGGAGGATGCACGAAACGAGAGGGAGGATGCACGGAGACAGTTTGAATTAGATGAGAGGGTCATGCTCATAGACACTAGTGGTATGACTGATATGCAAAAGCAGTTCTACCAAGCTAAGCAGAATGAGATCCTTGCTCGTCGCCTAGAGTAA